The genomic region GGCAAGCGAGTGTTCAGGAGAAATGTCGATGTCGCTGAAATATAAGTCAAGGGCTGAGTTGTGAGCATTGAGAATGTGGTTGCGCTGTGTGCAATTCAGGAGCGAATAGCAGTCGTAAAGTAGTTTTTCACAGTCCGCACGAGGAGAGCTGCTAGGCAGGTTGAAATCACCAACTATCAGTAAGTCAGATGCTTGGTGTTTTTCTCTAATGAAAGAAATAGTGGCCAGGTGGTCAACAAAGATGTCATAAGGTGACTGAGGAGGTATGTATACACAGCCGATGATTAGGTCACGGGATGCACCCTTCACCCTGATGAATATTTGCTCCAGGTTATTATTTTCAGTAGAGATTGGCTCAGTGTGTAGATAACGTTTGCATGCGATAAAGACTCCACCACCACGTACTTTATGATTAGCATGAGATGTACGATCTTTACGGTAGATATTATAAGAAGAGTCAATGACTTCTCCATCACGTATAGATGGATGGAGCCAGGACTCAGTGATGCATATGATATCAGACTGGTTAGACGACGTGTTGGTCAGAAATGCGCAGAGTTTTGTGCGCAGACCTCGAACGTTCTGGTAATATAACTGGATGAGAGATACTTTCTTCTTGTTCGTTGTGCGAGCGAAAATTCTTCTTTACAATCTTAGGCATACCATGGATATACTTTATAGTCATACTGTCGTTGCCGCTTTTTACTAGAGAGTCAAGTTCCAGTCGTAAATCTTTTAGGTGCTGTTGTTGAGAAGGGGTAAGATCAGCTTTGAAAAAGACTGCAGTGTTACTATTAGGTGGTCTGTATTTGATAATTGAGAGCGCATCATCAGCTGAGCGAGTTGTAATATGTAGCGCACGTGTACGACCCGGTGTATGTCGGCCTAGTCTGCGTAGCTTAAATTCAGTGGCAATGTTCGAGAGACAAGAAGGCAAAGCGGCTACTAGATTTGTCCTGTCGTCATCCAAACGATCTTTACCCATTGGTTTGACTGATTCCGGGATGTTTAGAGCAATTACATTGACTTTACGGCGCTCACGTTCCAACATTTCAGTGAAGATATCTTCCTTGCTCACTGGTAAGTCAGGCTTGGCATTgagtttattattaattttattctctACTGATGAAAGCCTATCGTTAAGGGCAGTACATTTATTAGCGAGTGTTGTATATTGTTTAGACAGATTGCTTACCTCATCCTTAAGGTTATTTACGCTACTTACGAATGACTTTTTGAGATCTTCAAATTTGCGGTCATAGTCAGAGGTGAAGCGATCAAAGTACTTCTGGAAGAGACTTTCCATTTCATTAGCTTGTGGCGAGATGTGTGTTAAAACTTCATCATCAGATAAGTGGCTGTCACATGTCCTAACACTGATATCATTGCTGCAGGATGAACAGTTCCAAACCGACTCCTTTTTCTTGATACTGATCGCTGTGGCCTTAAATTCCACAGATGAAAGGCCTGTACACCTAGAGTGAAACCAGAGTTGGCAAGCAACACATTGGATGCTGGACTGTACACCATCTCGTATCAGCTCAGAGCAATAACCACAAAATTGTGATGTTGTGTTTATTTTCTTGGGTGGCATTATTTATCGATGGATAGCACAATTTATATGTAACTAAGCAATTACTGTAGCCCTCCTTTATTTACGACGCACTGCAAACGGACCGCACATCAGCAATGCACCGTTgccgtatattttgttattggtTTTCTTCACGTTTTATGCTTTTATGTTCTTTTCCTTACATTTAGTTGTTGTTTGCATCACATGCCCTCGTTGTTGTCGTGCTCAATGAGAAATACCGTTTGAAGTGACAAAAACTCTGTTTAGAAAAATTAGCAGCAACTTGTTTGCTTATGTACGCTTtattaaatctttaaataaaacaaaacttttgcgGTAGGTAGTATTTTTAACTCTTTAAATGTTGTTGgcttttcatcaattttaattttggttaatatACATTTgagttgaaaagaaaattgtatCGCGCAAATTGCCGTCTACACACGTCCGTTCGTATCGAGCTCCTACCTATATATATTGTACATGACCATTTTTCTTATGTGGTTCGTCAACGGTTATGCTGCGATGGAACAGATATTTGTATTTCGTTTTTCTTTAGTTGGTTAGAATTtggcatcaattctattttgGACACTGGTTATAGGACTTTATTTCTGTTAAAGATATTTGCAACTGATTTAGTACTAAACCCACATTCTTCCAGTGCTTCTTTAACATCACTAGAGTCAACCGAAAACTCTATACCTTTATACCTGGTTGAAATAGTTTGGTATTGACCGCTGATTTAATTGGACTTGATTTcctttttacatttatgtagcgatcaataccagtcGGAACAGAAGGtccttttttgcttggtacatttTTACCTTGCGTTTTGTTTTCCTTCAGTGTTCGggtgcttgctggtacctgctaGTGGTTGCTGTCGgcgtatttgttgttgccctattgctgtttactgctgcttctgctCTCTTCGCttgcttaattttcatttcagctgatcgctgcgatgactcatcatcgccgttacattttttttcgtttgagactgctgcacaactacataactgtgacCATAAGAacgtgtttttttaatatttgacataagtcgcttgaagtctgtcgctctctatgtgttcacaATGAATGTCTGATGCATGTTGCTAGGCCACGACAGTGAAAAACAAAATGCTTGATGAAGTATGGGAATATGATTTCTTCTTtgcttgtttataaatttgtacataGTTATGAGAAAACTGTATAATAATTTGGGAGAGGGAAGAGAGCAACTCACCCACACAACCTCTAAATTATGGTTGTATGCGTTTGCCGACCAAtgatttaaggggttacatgggtttcctcgggcaAAAAACGGCCcgattcaataattttttttacatatgaaaaatgaaatattttaatgaaattttttttatttaaaagactcatatttaataaacattttgtaaaattttcaaaaaaaaatatcaaaatggcaaaattacgacgccatttccggcagTCCCTCGGAAAAAAAGTGCATCCGCGTTTTCAGCAGAACTTCTTTCAGGAtcgtctgaaataaaaataaaaagtacgtgttttagtaaagacaataaactaggtattggacgaaggaaaaaaaatgaaaattggatttttggcagacgtttttataaaaaaatgcaaatttcgatgaaaatttctcgacATTTTACTTTCAGGATTTTGTCTCTTATCAAtacttttttccacttttcttaagaagggttacatgggtttcacagtttcaaaaaatcgaaattttttttttgtcttattaaattctataaataaataaattttcaagttgatccgactaATAGTTTCGGATATACAGGCTTGAGAATTTGTGCGTTCTAGGTTAgataggctaagtgcgccgtctttaaacgcgtttttctcaaaactgtgttttcaaagtcggttgtcaagatttctcgcgaactactcaatcgatcttgatgaaattttacacaggtcttcaAGATATCATTTACAAGGTCTTGAacgaaggtttttttttaattgcaactatttaaaaaaaaagtcaagaaattttcatcgaaatttgcattttttttataaaaacgtctgccaaaatccaattttcattttgtttccttcgtccaatacctagagtttattgtctttactaaaacacgtattttttatttttatttcagatgatCCTGAAAGAAGTTCTGCTGACAACGCGAGTGCGCCTTTTTTCCAAGGGACTGCCGGAAATGGTTATCAACTCTGTTAGCCGttcaatcataaaatatttgcacCTTCTCATTGTTTAATGTTCTCTGGTTAGAGGAACGTTTGTCCCGGAGTGAGTGCCTGACGTACTGGCCACagctcggagtggtcatgtgaatttgcagaatagccagaagttacacgaaggtaaatcaggcgatggcggtggttgcggcacgatattagttgaaaatgtggcgaaatgctCACGAAAAACTAATACAGTATTAATTCACCTTTccatttgatcacagtagtagtgtaaaatctaaagccgtaggttacagaatatctgtggatgatagaaaaattttgttttcagatttgacttcagggtatcaaactgcattaaaacacctaagaattttcatgtcacaaattatgtatatattaccagtgtaatctttttgaaattattgttttataccaaaattgcGACCGCAATCGTGGATATCGTATAGGACCTTcttttacgtgtcatttcaacaaattatttaaatattatacaaccattaaaaaaaaacaaaaaaaaaaaaacatttagtgttcgttacaaatttatttatttataaaaaaatcggttaatttcaacattaaaaaaatcagtgatttttcggagggtcattctgagacgatcccttaaagGTTCCACTGTGAATTGTCGTCAATGCATGTCTGGCCGTCGACGTAGTTAAGGAAAGACCTATTGATAATTCTGGGAGTGTGCTCTACTTCAAGCGGCCAGCGACTTGAGATTTTTTGGGGCTCTGCATCCTAGAACTTATGGCGGTTTTATGAGAAATAAAAGAACACAAGCACTGTCTAATGTCACACTAAAGTCTTTGGATTATTGACAGTGGGAAATTTAACgtcatcgactgcaatattaagtcAAATCTATACTCCTTtgtccagtttgtgaatatggtcgcaGTGGATTTAGTGGGGAGAGTTAGGTTTCTTACAGTTAAGAAGGGAGAATGTCTATTCTCTCTGGTGGTTAAGGGAGTTTCgaaatctaaaaattaaacaGCAGCGGTGAGAGGACACCAACCTGCAGAAACCCCTgtttacctcgaaatagtacggatgattgcCGATCGCTTAGGTTCATAGTCCACCTCTTAAACCCTGGAAAGATTGTTCGATGTCTTCAAGTAGGGTTGTGTGGTTGTCTGTATCATAGGCTTTCGACAGGTCCAACGCTTCCTTCACAAGGTGGTTTTCGGTTGAGGCTATGAACTATCTGGGCATTTATGACGCTAAGTCTTGTGGTGGTGTTGTACACTTTGCCGAATCCATGCTAGTGGTTTTTTGACCCCGCTCTGTATCATGGCCTGAAAAATACCGTCCATACCGGGGCATTTGAATTGTTCGAACCCGTTGATTGCCCAAAGTATTTTGTCTtggtacttcttcttcttcttaattggcgtagacaccgcttacgcgattatggccgagttaacaacagcgcgccaattgtttcttcttttcgctacgtggcgccaattggatattccaagcgaagccagactCCAcgcttggtccttccaacggagtggaggtcttcctcttcctctttgccatggtcgtcatcagaaggggggtctctcattcgaggcttgttacttcctttcattgggggtgttacTACAGAGTAATAATAATGGTAGACTTTCCACTTTTAGTTATGTTTGGACTATGCGTGTTACAACACATTCAGTGTCCCAAATACATTTTTAACGCACATTAAGTTTCGAATATAGTTTATGAAACTCGAAAAGAATCTTTAAATTCTTACCGCTGGTGGGGGAAAAATAATGATCTTTCTTAAGTGAGAATatatttcattctaattttattttgatattttcattgcttatatACTGTTTTAGGAAACTGTATTAAATAAGTGTACAAttcaatacatgtgtgtgtgtgtgtgtttaatgttatctgatctataaatttatgacttgtgtttacccatgcatttttattattattgaatgcgcattgcatgtaaatgcatgtgcctgtttatgtacatatgtatgtatgtatatgtatttgtatatttcatatattttaaaatatatatttatttttcatagtatttcggctttgctgatactaaataagtaagcatgttcaatgatatttgaacacgTATTGATATCATTCGTTTTGTTTTGGTGAGTTGGAAATTTGAAGATTACTTAGTTTAAAGTGTggtagttaattttttttatattttttccatggCCCATTTTATGTAGTTGGTTAAATTGGCAatatcaacaacagcaacgaaaTAGGAAGTGATTTATTGTTTCCTTTTTCTTTGCATGCGGTTGATTTGTTACAacgtttatttcattttgatgaGTTAGAAACTTTTAGGTAAATTTCAAGTGCATTGTTGCACTGTTTGATAGTTGAATTGTTTTCCATTTTCTCCAAGGTGAATTAGTTGGTGGAATCAACATCAACAGCACTTCAATTGGAGAGATAATTTATTCGTTTATAATTttagagacataaatatatagtatatagtataagtatatatgcaaTTGAGTAGAATTTCTACTTCTtgactggcgtagaaaccgcttacgcggttatcgccgagttaacaacagcgcggcagtcgattcttcttttcgcaagttggcgccaattgcagacccggcgggtactgcgtcgaatactttcagagctagagtgttttcgtccattcggacgactccgctgtctttcaattcgctgaactatatcaatgtcatcgtatatctcatacagctcatcgtcccatcgaatgcgatattcgccgtgcccaacgcgcaaaggaccataaatctttcgcagaactttcctctcgaaaactcgcaacgtcgatcattttcaattgcctacttagtccgaagtagcacctgttggcaagagatatcctgcgttggatttatCTACAACGAAGTTATGACTGACAACAGTGACGCGGGTGCctagtcgcaagtgcgacgactgtttgtttgatgacaggagatatatatattcgtcttgctctcgttcaccaccagacccatttgcttcgctgccttattcattctgaagaaagcagaactaatggcggcgaatgatatcaatatcatcagcatagcttatagaagattgtaccttctgggtttagttttgcagctcgaattattttctccagaagtatgttgaagaagtcacacgaaagagagtcgccttgtctgtaACCTCGTTTGGTTTCAAACGGCTGGGAGAGGTCATTTCCGAttctgacggaacttttggtgttgctcaacgtcagcttacacagccatattagctttgcggggataccaaattcatacatcgcggcataaaggcagcttctttttcgtgctgtcaaaggcaactttgaaatcgacgaggagGTGGTGAGTGTccattctcttttcacgggtcttttccaaaatttggcgcatggtgaatatctggtcggttgttgattttccaggtctaaagccacactgataaggtccaatcagtttgttgatagtgggctttaatatttcacacaatacgctcgatagaaccttatacgcggtGTTTAGGAGGCTTGTcccggtagttggcgcagattatggggtctcccttttagtggattgggcagagcacacttaaattccaatcgttgggcatgcgttcgtccgaccatattttacaaagaatatgatgcatgctctttatcagttcttcgccgccgtgtttgaatagctcggccggcaatccatcggcccccgccgctttgttgtttttcaggcgggtaattgctaatAATTGCCTGGCGTTATAttttcactgccgttcagcaggaTGGAAAAATGTTCCactcataattttagtatgctcttggcatcagtcactagatcacctctgggcattctacaaaagtatgctccggtcttgaaatcttctgtcaGTCGCCGCTTCTTTTCGTAaagttttcgagcattacccctgtcgaccagcttgTCAAGCCCTTCATACTTACACATTTCGGCCACAATTTCCTtgtaccgagttgttgacgagtgctctcataGAGCAGGAGTCCAAGCCGAttgaaaatcgttcggctatctcttgtgattgcagcttctcgacgttgaaccttccttgtgtttgctgacgtgcgttttttgctgcacagaagcgggtgcgaattttggctgcaacaagaaaatggtccgagtcgatgttcgTCTGAAACACTGGATTTAATGTTAAGTATACatcttttgaaatggatagaaaaaaaccaaaaactttattaattttataacaaataaacgtgtcgtaattaaatcgaactaggtgtatgtaaactttattggtccactgtatgtatgtgtatgcatatgttatatgtataatgaaaattccatcgagtacaaacatacaacaaatgtatgtatatatgtatgtacgttctcGATAGACTTTCCATTGCTCACGCATCGAAAATTGGTAACATGcgaacattttcaaagctgatacattttttgccacacatgcttcaaatcaatccagcagaaaattgttgttgtttgctgtactcgTAGATTTACTCGTGAATTTACTCGTAGCTTACCCGCAGTTTCACATCGGTTCAAACAATCGacgcaacgctatgaactgacatgatacgttgcaccgaagccagccataccgttttactcgatcgtgattgccgaagaacagattgttgtGTTGCATCAAATCCGTTGACGCTGGCGGTTACTTGAATTGATCAACAATATggtgaactgaattgatttcaTTGTGTTTTTAGCACGagtgtttgttctgatttaatcatactcgttgcagctatCTGGTTTCAAAACTTGTATTTGGTTGGTTTTGGAGCAGTTGCATTCGTGCAGTGTTGTCTTTCACCACGTCCCTTGTGTAGTATTCTCTTTAAGATTAACTGGTTTTAGAATATGGACAgggttttcaataatttcgttAGGAGGAATatttaacatttggttacgacgtgcttgaattgCGACAGAAAATGTTTAAGTCTTTATATACGGGGCAACCTCTGTAGTTTGCAGTGTGATTTCCCCCCCACAAttactacattttttatttgaatactcTTTGTTAAGAGTACATTTCGAAGTAGGATGTAGATCACCACACACCTACACAGACACTTCCTAGGGTGCAGTATGATTTCGTTTGTCCATACTCTTGGCAGTTTGTATATTGTACATGACCATTTTTCTTATGTGGTTCGTCAACGGTTATGCTGCGATGGaacagatattttaaattgtaaatcgggtGTATTTCGTTTTTCTTTAGTTGGTTAGAATTtggcatcaattctattttgGACACTGGTTATAGGACTTTATTTCTGTTA from Bactrocera tryoni isolate S06 chromosome 3, CSIRO_BtryS06_freeze2, whole genome shotgun sequence harbors:
- the LOC120771974 gene encoding uncharacterized protein LOC120771974, which codes for MPPKKINTTSQFCGYCSELIRDGVQSSIQCVACQLWFHSRCTGLSSVEFKATAISIKKKESVWNCSSCSNDISVRTCDSHLSDDEVLTHISPQANEMESLFQKYFDRFTSDYDRKFEDLKKSFVSSVNNLKDEVSNLSKQYTTLANKCTALNDRLSSVENKINNKLNAKPDLPVSKEDIFTEMLERERRKVNVIALNIPESVKPMGKDRLDDDRTNLVAALPSCLSNIATEFKLRRLGRHTPGRTRALHITTRSADDALSIIKYRPPNSNTAVFFKADLTPSQQQHLKDLRLELDSLVKSGNDSMTIKYIHGMPKIVKKNFRSHNEQEESISHPVILPERSRSAHKTLRISDQHVV